A portion of the Cryptomeria japonica chromosome 5, Sugi_1.0, whole genome shotgun sequence genome contains these proteins:
- the LOC131074319 gene encoding disease resistance protein RUN1 isoform X2: MGNACCCSYNETYSASANTDNANDDVIKLSFDDAIQQNDLIFYIDELLKNIVNHDGSESMSGKDVVCSATVSNYFQYSSGLIEKIIADMNKDSDKDFKSTLACVAGKMVIEVMNGAGKLHCVGVGLSLVGHVLKQMDKVCNNRKQCLRLLQYMFALAKHIKQLDEQLEHEKQKLNDILVFIVKGSIMCISQINSSKFSRIFSATVDAEDLQRFESQLGHVYPDLILAALVALLEARPTFLPPSQGTYPDAVGIENARDKVIELLDLNNKSRKAVVVYGVGGIGKTTLATAVYNRILLPGYKICRLNIDQNCGLQDLKLLQQQLLQDLFAKNIKLRDCVEGREKLSEIFKSEANQPVFVFIDNALKGSDLTELFPRDLSCLPIQSRLLITTRKLDETNFILQSDIQRSAYIVDILSSSDARKLVCKKALGNVNASLEKHLSIDKLVECCGGIPLVLEMVGSNLLADGSNVSDWLKFLKETLQNGEGELSESVVSCVYDSLRENSYKEAFLDIAHFFQNWKWAEVGYIIGEVQLKALQDAALVKNSKQGNLTMHDIVGARARWLSKSQRITSVQSLKGVFQDKQKLGQVKGICLSDNEEKIQIAAEDLDLMSESLRVLCLGKSSRVEGRCKASFQNLRFLQVVNNDDSFLPIDGNKYKRLAFFNGNLSTEDNDFELPESVHLMKLKNSFKLPGSLVKLSSLEKLKLLDCSTFRSLPTDFGQLECLRYLTINRCENFMELPESFSNLARLEELKIYWCDMKRLPHKFGQLNCLRHLKLRGCSKLTSLPESFGNLSSLEKLDLGFCSSLVSLPQSFGELEKLKYLSLEECQNLKRLCDNFRCLQSLAAIDVFKCSEIEEEAMYSFVALKSLMFLIIRKSSKLKHRWYLIKERYPLVVYSGNNLGSELREMISTALLHEERRLVHLDEEERLREGPTSSPFPSTELKVAFLLTTCNLSLPCNAKALNVLRQESRRLRDQNYEIIYSYVGAVEQSDEIVRQTLVGLLPGTVALIAPDMKTRQLFGYCAYAGVGEERSALLDECHSFIVGTRMRVNEEGRKCVERLKLIHPKGADHHCFEALTDYTGEGCFKTVLFTPLTLCHMLNSSP; this comes from the exons ATGGGCAATGCTTGCTGTTGTTCTTACAATGAGACATATTCTGCTTCGGCGAACACTGATAATGCTAATGACGATGTGATAAAACTGTCATTTGACGACGCGATTCAGcagaatgatttgatcttctacatTGATGAGCTCTTGAAAAACATCGTCAATCACGAC GGGAGTGAGAGCATGTCTGGAAAAGATGTTGTATGCTCTGCTACAGTCAGTAATTATTTCCAATATAGTAGCGGATTGATCGAGAAGATAATTGCTGATATGAACAAAGATAGTGATAAG GACTTTAAGAGTACATTGGCTTGTGTAGCAGGTAAAATGGTGATTGAGGTAATGAATGGCGCAGGTAAACTTCACTGTGTAGGAGTGGGGCTTTCTTTGGTGGGACATGTTCTCAAACAAATGGATAAAGTCTGTAACAACAGGAAACAATGTTTACGACTCCTGCAATATATGTTTGCTCTGGCTAAACACATAAAGCAATTAGATGAACAATTAGAACACGAAAAGCAGAAACTCAATGACATCCTAGTGTTTATTGTGAAGGGGTCCATTATGTGTATCTCGCAAATCAATTCCAGCAAATTTTCAAG AATTTTTTCTGCTACCGTGGACGCAGAGGATTTGCAGAGGTTCGAATCTCAACTGGGGCATGTGTATCCAGATCTGATTTTGGCAGCTCTTGTGGCTCTTTTGGAAGCCAGGCCTACATTTCTTCCTCCTTCACAAGGCACATATCCTGATGCAG TGGGCATAGAGAACGCACGGGATAAGGTCATCGAGCTTCTAGATCTGAATAATAAATCAAGGAAAGCTGTGGTTGTTTACGGAGTAGGGGGAATAGGTAAAACAACCCTTGCTACTGCAGTGTACAACAGAATCCTCCTCCCGGGCTACAAAATCTGCAGGCTAAATATCGACCAAAACTGTGGCCTGCAAGATCTTAAACTACTTCAGCAGCAGCTGTTACAAGACTTATTTGCGAAAAATATTAAATTGAGGGATTGTGTGGAGGGTCGGGAAAAACTGTCAGAGATTTTCAAGTCAGAAGCAAATCAACCAGTGTTTGTGTTTATAGATAATGCTCTTAAGGGAAGCGACCTAACTGAACTTTTTCCAAGGGACCTATCCTGCCTTCCGATCCAGAGCAGATTGCTTATAACCACTAGGAAACTCGACGAGACTAACTTTATATTGCAGTCTGACATTCAGCGCTCTGCATATATAGTAGATATTCTGTCAAGTTCAGATGCCAGAAAACTTGTGTGTAAGAAAGCTTTAGGGAATGTAAATGCAAGTTTAGAGAAACACTTGTCTATCGACAAGCTGGTAGAATGTTGCGGTGGTATTCCATTAGTATTAGAAATGGTCGGGTCGAATTTACTAGCAGATGGCAGTAACGTCTCAGATTGGCTCAAATTTCTGAAAGAGACATTGCAGAACGGAGAAGGAGAATTGAGTGAAAGTGTAGTAAGCTGTGTTTATGACAGTTTGCGAGAGAATTCTTACAAGGAAGCTTTTCTAGACATTGCTCATTTCTTTCAGAATTGGAAATGGGCAGAGGTTGGGTACATTATTGGAGAGGTACAACTTAAAGCTTTGCAAGATGCTGCACTTGTTAAGAACTCTAAGCAAGGTAATTTGACTATGCACGATATTGTTGGAGCACGAGCAAGATGGTTGTCCAAATCCCAAAGAATTACATCCGTCCAATCTTTGAAAGGTGTTTTCCAAGATAAGCAG AAGCTTGGACAAGTGAAAGGCATATGTCTTTCAGATAACGAAGAGAAAATCCAAATTGCAGCGGAGGATCTGGACCTCATGAGTGAATCATTAAGAGTTCTGTGCTTGGGCAAAAGTTCGAGAGTGGAAGGACGATGTAAGGCAAGTTTTCAAAATTTAAGGTTTCTCCAGGTCGTCAACAATGATGATTCTTTTTTACCAATCGATGGCAACAAGTATAAACGATTGGCTTTTTTCAATGGTAACTTATCAACCGAAGACAATGATTTCGAG TTGCCAGAGTCTGTGCATCTAATGAAGCTGAAGAACTCTTTTAAACTCCCCGGAAGCTTGGTGAAGCTTTCTTCATTAGAGAAGTTAAAGCTTTTAGATTGTTCTACCTTCAGGAGTCTTCCCACTGACTTTGGCCAACTGGAGTGTTTACGCTATCTCACAATAAACAGGTGTGAAAATTTCATGGAGTTGCCTGAAAGCTTTAGCAATCTAGCTAGGTTGGAGGAGCTAAAAATCTACTGGTGCGACATGAAAAGGCTTCCACACAAGTTTGGTCAGCTTAACTGTCTGCGTCATCTTAAGCTGAGAGGGTGTTCAAAGCTTACTAGTTTACCGGAGAGCTTTGGGAATTTGTCTAGCTTAGAAAAGCTAGATTTGGGCTTCTGCTCAAGTTTGGTAAGCCTACCTCAATCCTTTGGAGAGCTGGAGAAATTGAAATATCTGTCATTAGAGGAATGCCAAAATCTCAAGAGGCTTTGTGATAATTTTCGATGCCTGCAATCGCTGGCTGCAATAGACGTTTTCAAGTGCTCAGAAATAGAAGAAGAGGCAATGTACAGCTTTGTTGCGTTGAAGAGCTTGATGTTTTTGATTATACGAAAGTCTTCCAAGTTGAAACATCGGTGGTATCTAATAAAGGAGCGCTATCCTTTAGTGGTCTACTCCGGCAACAATCTG GGGTCTGAATTGAGAGAAATGATATCAACAGCATTGCTTCATGAGGAGAGAAGACTGGTGCATCTGGATGAAGAGGAGAGGCTGAGGGAGGGCCCCACTTCGtcaccatttccatctactgaactCAAAGTGGCTTTCTTGTTAACAACGTGCAATCTCTCTTTACCTTGTAATGCCAAGGCTTTAAATGTTCTCAGACAAGAAAGTAGACGACTTAGAGACCAAAACTATGAGATCATCTACTCGTATGTGGGAGCTGTAGAGCAAAGCGACGAGATAGTCCGCCAAACGCTCGTAGGCTTATTGCCGGGCACCGTTGCATTGATCGCTCCTGACATGAAAACGAGGCAATTGTTTGGGTATTGTGCATATGCTGGGGTTGGAGAAGAGCGCTCAGCGCTTTTGGATGAGTGCCATTCGTTTATCGTGGGCACAAGAATGCGGGTAAACGAGGAGGGCAGAAAGTGCGTGGAAAGGCTAAAACTTATACATCCCAAGGGTGCGGATCATCATTGTTTCGAAGCGCTCACAGACTACACAGGGGAAGGATGTTTTAAGACAGTACTATTTACTCCCCTAACGCTTTGCCATATGCTAAACTCATCTCCTTAA